In one window of Triticum aestivum cultivar Chinese Spring unplaced genomic scaffold, IWGSC CS RefSeq v2.1 scaffold144477, whole genome shotgun sequence DNA:
- the LOC123175696 gene encoding uncharacterized protein yields the protein MNVAEKEILRADNVHEAAQEMFKIIQLRGRIFCLDCWDGFGASAVLRYMAAMLPSRRNIPELCFDRIIFIDCSKWNNRRAVQRAIAQELTLDRSIMATLDKQDEEDDFKGIGESSRNEIGSVAQVIEQTLTGTKFMMFFLNGSDDEVDIGSFGIPLTRFGKNMMIWTFNRCCLTMHRHVDRLSISSNLRYTHVFIYSFRGARSLIAYEFQELLHQQCATIVARSPSMLDINPTMVKECCLYGLFLHYIFHISTKLDWIAHASNYWICDAIIQGDKARDVSNTLHGEINWEGDATVIDEVLQMLMKYFEHLFLVVKDDDVYKEGSYRWISVTSKNMEICGMQTIPAVTSSLFLAFERSDHPPTLQKGFFEHSNKLGVLVLCFCAFNFASPPFHHCQNLRFLGLDHCTRSKTCEADNHQEWACLYNLLVLDLRYTEWDNILSEEKMDLMKSITELNIEGVRCWRYTAQLQGRLPNLERLRIIKPTCQHETSNDVDNSFTDKKSMKILDFSGNSDMKTLPTSLSKASRLQMLILDGCDGLESIVASGLLPPSLKTFSFDGYGPTRQRTSTVELPPKDFRPPPNEEKKGISTSRISLVGCTQLDNLFLRGLPNLVELDLSGTAIKKLDFKTMVVQVPRLKRLFLIGCKHLRAIISLEKIDHLELVCIDTRAGIVCPYPIIDKHKSFQLHVHAVLADARITHSLRELGWGPKEDVTFNIHITSSPVQFEATSKDKVGPSDQENPQQLIRLASRYSDVLRMVGDPLVQVFLPPAATPKLDRHIEISQGRCHMERHLKESLDSFMGLYAESLHFHDVSTRAITPQGHNPNLWKYLRWCCVERCPKLNTCFPLRSHEYMAGLAGWWMTNWLSKIDPKGFSNLQHLHLCFCPSLQFVLPMRFWSLPSLETLYIIHCGGDLNHVFMQDEMVQTGIGRNRPRILPCPKLTTIHLHDLPKLQKICEVSLLAPALQTIKIKGCWSLRRLPSVRGRSPGEKKPTIEIEKDVWDALEWDADHLPDQFETPVHSRYYKEKLPRVSVLR from the exons ATGAATGTTGCTGAGAAGGAG ATCTTAAGAGCCGATAATGTTCACGAAGCTGCACAAGAGATGTTCAAAATAATTCAGCTCAGGGGCCGCATATTCTGCCTTGATTGTTGGGATGGATTTGGGGCCTCTGCTGTTCTTAGATACATGGCGGCAATGCTTCCATCCAGGAGAAACATTCCGGAACTATGCTTTGACAGAATAATTTTCATAGATTGCTCAAAGTGGAATAACAGGAGAGCGGTGCAGAGAGCAATTGCACAGGAACTGACACTTGACCGCTCTATAATGGCTACTCTAGATAAGCAAGACGAAGAGGATGATTTTAAGGGAATTGGTGAAAGCTCGAGGAATGAGATAGGCAGTGTTGCACAAGTGATTGAGCAAACCCTGACTGGCACCAAATTTATGATGTTTTTTCTCAATGGAAGTGATGACGAGGTTGACATTGGTTCGTTTGGCATTCCTCTTACAAGGTTTGGTAAAAACATGATGATATGGACCTTCAACAGGTGCTGCTTGACAATGCATCGCCATGTTGACCGTCTTTCGATATCAAGCAATCTAAGATATACTCATGTTTTCATATATTCATTCCGGGGAGCTCGCTCATTAATAGCTTATGAGTTTCAAGAACTACTTCATCAACAATGTGCCACCATAGTTGCTCGAAGTCCATCTATGCTAGACATCAACCCTACAATGGTTAAAGAATGTTGCCTCTATGGGTTATTTCTTCATTATATTTTTCACATTTCCACCAAACTTGATTGGATCGCTCATGCTTCCAACTATTGGATATGTGATGCAATCATACAAGGGGACAAAGCAAGGGATGTTAGTAACACATTGCATGGAGAGATAAATTGGGAGGGTGATGCTACTGTGATTGATGAGGTGCTTCAGATgctcatgaaatattttgagcattTATTTCTGGTAGTTAAAGATGATGATGTCTATAAGGAAGGGTCATACCGTTGGATTTCAGTCACATCAAAAAATATGGAAATATGTGGTATGCAAACTATTCCTGCAGTGACGTCATCTCTGTTTTTGGCATTTGAAAGATCCGATCACCCACCAACTCTGCAAAAAGGCTTCTTTGAACATTCCAACAAGCTTGGTGTGCTAGTTCTCTGTTTCTGTGCCTTCAATTTTGCATCACCTCCTTTTCACCATTGTCAGAACCTCAGATTCCTTGGATTGGACCATTGTACACGTAGCAAAACATGTGAAGCAGATAATCATCAAGAGTGGGCATGCTTGTATAATCTTTTGGTGCTGGACCTACGCTACACAGAGTGGGATAATATCTTATCTGAGGAGAAAATGGATCTTATGAAAAGCATCACAGAACTAAATATAGAAGGAGTCAGATGTTGGCGGTACACAGCTCAGTTACAAGGGAGGCTGCCTAACCTTGAGAGACTCCGAATAATCAAACCAACTTGTCAGCATGAGACATCAAATGATGTTGATAACTCCTTCACAGATAAGAAAAGTATGAAAATACTAGATTTTTCAGGCAACTCTGACATGAAAACTCTTCCAACAAGTCTATCAAAGGCGAGCAGGCTTCAGATGCTCATACTTGATGGTTGTGATGGACTGGAAAGCATTGTTGCCTCTGGTCTGCTTCCTCCTTCTCTCAAGACCTTTAGCTTTGATGGCTATGGGCCAACTCGCCAGAGGACATCAACTGTTGAGCTACCTCCGAAAGATTTCCGTCCACCTCCCAATGAAGAGAAGAAGGGTATCTCTACATCGAGGATCTCCCTGGTAGGCTGCACACAATTGGATAATCTGTTCTTGCGTGGGTTACCCAACCTTGTGGAACTGGATCTCTCCGGAACTGCGATCAAGAAGCTTGACTTCAAGACTATGGTGGTGCAGGTCCCAAGGCTCAAGCGGTTATTTCTAATAGGATGCAAGCACCTTCGTGCAATCATTTCTTTGGAGAAGATTGATCATCTTGAGTTAGTGTGCATAGACACGCGAGCTGGAATAGTGTGTCCGTATCCTATCATTGACAAGCATAAATCCTTCCAGTTGCATGTGCATGCTGTCCTTGCGGATGCGAGGATTACTCACTCCTTGAGGGAACTTGGATGGGGTCCAAAGGAAGATGTAACTTTCAATATCCACATCACCTCCTCGCCTGTTCAATTTGAAGCAACTAGCAAGGATAAAGTTGGTCCAAGTGATCAAGAGAACCCGCAACAGCTTATTCGTCTAGCAAGCCGATACAGTGATGTCCTGAGGATGGTTGGCGATCCCCTGGTACAAGTTTTTCTGCCACCAGCAGCGACTCCAAAGTTGGATCGACATATAGAGATTTCTCAAGGGAGGTGCCACATGGAGAGACATCTCAAGGAATCACTAGATTCATTCATGGGATTGTATGCTGAATCCCTGCACTTCCATGACGTCTCCACACGTGCTATTACTCCTCAAGGTCATAATCCTAATCTGTGGAAATACCTTAGGTGGTGCTGCGTGGAGAGGTGCCCCAAGTTGAATACCTGCTTCCCTTTGCGTTCGCATGAGTATATGGCAGGCTTGGCAGGCTGGTGGATGACCAATTGGTTAAGTAAAATAGACCCTAAAGGCTTCAGTAATCTGCAGCACCTACACTTGTGCTTTTGCCCCAGCCTCCAGTTCGTGCTCCCCATGCGGTTTTGGTCCTTGCCCAGCTTGGAAACCCTCTACATCATCCACTGCGGCGGTGATCTCAACCACGTCTTCATGCAGGACGAAATGGTCCAAACAGGAATAGGCAGAAATCGCCCCCGCATTTTGCCATGCCCGAAGCTGACCACCATCCACCTGCACGACCTCCCAAAGCTGCAGAAGATATGCGAGGTCAGCTTGTTGGCACCAGCGCTCCAGACCATCAAGATCAAGGGGTGTTGGAGCTTACGCCGGTTGCCATCTGTGAGGGGCAGAAGCCCAGGCGAGAAGAAGCCGACCATCGAGATCGAGAAGGACGTGTGGGACGCCCTGGAGTGGGACGCCGACCACCTCCCCGACCAATTTGAGACGCCGGTCCACTCGCGCTACTACAAGGAGAAGCTGCCCAGGGTCTCCGTCCTCAG GTGA